One window of Pelmatolapia mariae isolate MD_Pm_ZW linkage group LG18, Pm_UMD_F_2, whole genome shotgun sequence genomic DNA carries:
- the LOC134617568 gene encoding granulocyte-macrophage colony-stimulating factor receptor subunit alpha-like isoform X1, with the protein MKLFPLHPVIWSSLLVLWFPQCESEGHTLNACQEKMDDQYEVKINLPKDHTDMLAMVLIRTSAQQDSYKDLTDIKEKFICLLYPTNELNCSWSFNTLEKDTQLSVFISACDDEILVESLNYTSVERAGSASLILRNNMAEVILHFNKSKQHKWTSYTYVYDMDMLELLSPPPNIYASVKDGALVVSWGLPRTREVINPYCFEYQLDKGDQEQPMYLIAQQSYREPISDATRTYKLRMRTRITNTCSGSSQWSEWSDTVGVVVHNGSTDGS; encoded by the exons ATGAAGCTGTTTCCACTTCATCCTGTTATATGGTCCAGTTTGTTGGTTTTGTGGTTCCCACAATGTG AATCTGAGGGCCACACTTTGAATGCCTGTCAAGAGAAAATGGATGACCAGTACGAGGTGAAAATAAACCTACCTAAAGACCATACAGACATG TTGGCTATGGTTCTCATACGGACTTCAGCTCAGCAGGATTCCTATAAAGACCTTACAGATATAAAGGAGAAGTTTATCTGCCTCCTCTACCCGACAAATGAGCTCAACTGCTCCTGGTCATTCAACACTTTAGAGAAGGATACtcagctctctgtgtttatcag CGCTTGTGATGATGAAATACTGGTTGAGTCACTAAACTATACTTCTGTGGAAAGAGCTGGATCAGCATCTTTGATTCTCAGGAATAATATGGCAGAAGTCATCCTTCATTTTAACAAGTCCAAGCAGCACAAGTGGACGTCTTACACCTACGTGTATGACATGGACATGCTGG agctCCTTTCTCCACCTCCAAACATCTATGCTTCAGTCAAAGATGGAGCCCTGGTTGTATCATGGGGTCTGCCTCGCACCAGAGAAGTCATTAACCCTTATTGTTTTGAGTACCAGCTGGATAAGGGTGATCAG GAACAGCCAATGTACTTGATCGCCCAGCAGTCTTACAGAGAGCCAATTTCAGATGCCACACGCACCTACAAACTGAGAATGAGGACACGAATAACAAACACCTGCTCTGGATCATCTCAGTGGAGTGAATGGAGTGATACTGTTGGTGTCGTCGTGCACAACGGTTCAACCGATGGCTCGTGA
- the LOC134617568 gene encoding granulocyte-macrophage colony-stimulating factor receptor subunit alpha-like isoform X2, producing MKLFPLHPVIWSSLLVLWFPQCESEGHTLNACQEKMDDQYELAMVLIRTSAQQDSYKDLTDIKEKFICLLYPTNELNCSWSFNTLEKDTQLSVFISACDDEILVESLNYTSVERAGSASLILRNNMAEVILHFNKSKQHKWTSYTYVYDMDMLELLSPPPNIYASVKDGALVVSWGLPRTREVINPYCFEYQLDKGDQEQPMYLIAQQSYREPISDATRTYKLRMRTRITNTCSGSSQWSEWSDTVGVVVHNGSTDGS from the exons ATGAAGCTGTTTCCACTTCATCCTGTTATATGGTCCAGTTTGTTGGTTTTGTGGTTCCCACAATGTG AATCTGAGGGCCACACTTTGAATGCCTGTCAAGAGAAAATGGATGACCAGTACGAG TTGGCTATGGTTCTCATACGGACTTCAGCTCAGCAGGATTCCTATAAAGACCTTACAGATATAAAGGAGAAGTTTATCTGCCTCCTCTACCCGACAAATGAGCTCAACTGCTCCTGGTCATTCAACACTTTAGAGAAGGATACtcagctctctgtgtttatcag CGCTTGTGATGATGAAATACTGGTTGAGTCACTAAACTATACTTCTGTGGAAAGAGCTGGATCAGCATCTTTGATTCTCAGGAATAATATGGCAGAAGTCATCCTTCATTTTAACAAGTCCAAGCAGCACAAGTGGACGTCTTACACCTACGTGTATGACATGGACATGCTGG agctCCTTTCTCCACCTCCAAACATCTATGCTTCAGTCAAAGATGGAGCCCTGGTTGTATCATGGGGTCTGCCTCGCACCAGAGAAGTCATTAACCCTTATTGTTTTGAGTACCAGCTGGATAAGGGTGATCAG GAACAGCCAATGTACTTGATCGCCCAGCAGTCTTACAGAGAGCCAATTTCAGATGCCACACGCACCTACAAACTGAGAATGAGGACACGAATAACAAACACCTGCTCTGGATCATCTCAGTGGAGTGAATGGAGTGATACTGTTGGTGTCGTCGTGCACAACGGTTCAACCGATGGCTCGTGA